From the genome of Bactrocera oleae isolate idBacOlea1 chromosome 2, idBacOlea1, whole genome shotgun sequence, one region includes:
- the Apc2 gene encoding streptococcal hemagglutinin, translating into MFSSAASAHTHRGNKREAKLNATTDLDDDEDDNSIIDDTDVDVAVDVDVNEVPTQKPHFLDDAMPPPEMVADFERVLSFGAKIDGTHATAVPSSGEQLKMDKKYERDGEISDYELAASGYTKKEFTQDDNTLNLPSGIGKSTFSKPKHFLDENPIPPDYMLLATAADHDLRREHRSLDRNFERQEEQESALIAGQLMKSSSSSGGGGRKSSLDRGGYGGGGGHSNGSHSGSMSSSRTSRERNKELTSSYTLSRFLHSAETPSPPPALQRSIPKGGAWASSSGSGSCSFDRLYGSLPMANASGGGTSGIGDSSCALGVDDIIDVDRLGPKVECVYSLLSMLGSNDPSEMSKKFLELSRTPETCSALRRAGCVPLLVQMMHSDGDDSVRKCASMALHNVVHSHMDEKTARREAKVLRLLEQILDYCNFLKTLLQSGGEAIADDSERHPLAAISSLMKVSFDEEHRHAMCELGALQAIPNLVHLDHAVHGPKPEDQCCNSLRRYALMALTNLTFGDEHNKAYLCSQKIFMEALVAQLDSAPDDLLQVTASVLRNLSWRADSNMKAVLNEIGTVTALARAAMKNKSENTLKAILSALWNLSAHCSTNKAEFCAVDGALAFLVDMLTYEGPSKTLKIIENAGGILRNVSSHIAVREHYRQILRERNCLSILLQQLKSESLTVVSNSCGTLWNLSARCPEDQKFLWDNGAVPMLRSLIHSKHAMISEGSASALKNLLNFRPAVQSQNQLDPIARSMGLRKLPTLNARKQKALQQELGGKQHAETCDNLDISGNGGIAKESGQLLQHTTLNVVMQAHRQRYAAAAGSAVPPGTSVRLTRSAMLTKSESRDSVFSAKSDTAYENLMRSHSASDANRKKLPYTAAAAVAVYSLENDAEPTDVEQPIDYSAKYCEKDAKTPNECTTESPAGCSNNNNVTYQETDLDQPTDFSLRYAEHQIETELEVLPSERASRSSNVTKRSGAAADDTAAPTRAQTAVNDGSEILLILEDTVKCYQTEDTPYVISNAASVTDLRQAVVKSESTGTAETAKPAEKPKKYQRVQQMHNNAGVHGNAAYGSGSYTPEKPINYCEEGTPGYFSRYESLSSLDESPPTQQTQNKEAKVTQTKIASNNSAKKSSSELDADLNAHTPLTHVDVPVVQSSGNATTMNSAQETPLMFSRHSSMDSLVGEGEDEIGVCDDKSSVVSDFSRLASGVISPSEIPDSPTQSMPQSPRRHSNAGQVNNSGGSGMGAFLQGVSPRAAPRGSAVGIASAGAGIGLRGNAAMGEEIKRPLRSVFEDDLSTFNVENTPAQFSCRTSLSNLSILDDENSLPPSRQPIEVENHTQPAIVSEGEEEESTNNIDDILLANCINMGMNRTTITAAASKKSIARAARSQAGADTQLPADEPKHYYTEDTPALLSKVGSNTNLSAISICSSNNMDELKVLQAPPTTSGIADNRHSLTLSDDVSSNASESGTTGQSFDLLQQCIEVGMKKPNTQTKTHSNHTTATQQRPMHPAPTADPIAMFRRGGNVLPPYLSVSDEMSKYLVEDSPCNFSVASGLSNLTVGSSLVGPAVTLKSSKASAENSPNMPATAEAPPATSVAPDAGARMEQKWQDDSLSSLSIDSEDDTNLLSQAIAAGCNRPKSNLGFSSTSSTNNNNNNNRNKRISLSASQPIPINAATSSSSLNSSATARHYQRQQQKHTTDRSAGHTSSTTHRYQNGNDSYSSVDSSDSNDNQAKSLFELCIRTGMHKPTREVGNHRRQHLMNNRRGGSSTTQSNPNLKQFDSLPLQLHPQTKATPLPTNTSTALPATTTTVNRHLRERERKDEKLLLECINTGISKKIGSNAGSGAGSASLGGSAAAAVSAGRYAVDNSAHTMSMPIFNTGDGSHSTGTGSKNVLATSAAARALCHPHVATLSSNVHSTAAPDVTKTNYTGYNSNCTTISNNTNSNNDINNTCSSVICWEVRDTNSVDIIDAVKNPAMATTITALNDVNLPNHANARTEQITNNTGYKQEHELEPDELNSPSTSLDNTTTSDDSNESFIIETTVSLEMRQSRTSPPLTTSQKHKDPDLMLKSVERLTLEFVSSAEQLRTNATNVAAECNAVEQQRATSVGTSLSIGGNSNSNNTWNEDTCPNDDVSFPSVSVTAPVVASLYYDDEDDDDDADQATEADHKDLHDFAEITPINEEQPQPSLLLLERAETATQPSSLETETETDTLVNEGRSLDIPCYNATQESTASSGINFQLGGAVQSAALSLGGHHMLYGSNSNAAAAAAQAAAAAAAAMTNSTIIAIEARALAENLQHGGSVSADDDESIDLTFSINSLDLENIRPPSGMESLNMSGYYQQESQSNTYHSLGVLQRRSGSTPQSPQMMLRSPKFPRKSLPHGLVAKRALGQLPAHLSGSAESVNSSCNMLENIKPPSLMDELLDSMISVASIQSEVADGECSLATTLSAASNYETAAGGQMECADYDDNTVTLQSCCETIPHDMDAEENSFHSGAGSTPLPTDDYEFSSAESTPQKSAASPTPSNGEKRTLTPKQKRKVAKDRYRTYTISSNAAVSEEERRRLEFNEAQMADETLQIEIIETEGTTNGSSSSRRRADAERYRTQTIVYTTETTTTTTTTITSNELEAQEINASADESAGPYSLTSTDDCPSESMSSLRELTQKFKFINMPIRTSKSAPEAEATEVRGAPDGGDCLTSMECDQNSDTESRHEQQVAYNNIKCYNDQSEEEEASAESESENSSVVKTPARARIAKPIELPDIQSVAIAADEQAKIVRGRKKPAYISPYSIQYQRTISPQTRVATNKTLTQQSIAPTSQTKTTSSRLASPKKAQTQGNADAKTNATAPPPLERQGTFVQEEPTIATCQVPVVVSAVKVAGAAKSATTAGGSPQRSSKLPTKRATASVASKTNTALIQPATTRKIPIATKSNSPKHRKVTATIGAATSAGMPQRSNSNAAIRVTSSAARITRVSATTPPTRSNSNLNSRDTAATVAANATKSAAAKINQAQSRIANIWKRVNDVKSKQQEPYKAPRVNIARGSAAVVSKLKSQQTKSSPALNAPKTITILAARTAASQQQKQTLIRSSTFDNTPNGGVGALQNVPPKVAVKAGSGMSVAQRGGRK; encoded by the exons ATGTTTTCATCAGCGGCCTCGGCACACACGCATCGTGGCAATAAGCGAGAGGCCAAATTGAATGCTACAACCGATTTGGATGATGACGAAGACGACAACAGCATCATTGATGACACCGATGTGGATGTAGCCGTCGACGTGGACGTCAACGAGGTGCCCACACAAAAGCCACATTTTCTAGACGATGCCATGCCGCCACCCGAAATGGTTGCTGACTTCGAACGCGTGCTAAGTTTTGGCGCAAAAATCGATGGCACACATGCGACAGCCGTACCTAGCAGCGGTGAGCAattgaaaatggataaaaagtATGAGCGCGACGGTGAAATTAGTGACTATGAGTTGGCCGCAAGTGGCTATACAAAGAAAGAGTTCACACAGGACGATAACACGTTGAATCTGCCAAGTGGCATTGGCAAGAGCACATTTTCGAAACCAAAGCATTTTCTCGATGAGAATCCCATACCACCAGACTACATGTTGCTGGCGACCGCTGCCGACCATGACTTGCGGCGCGAGCACCGCAGTCTAGACCGGAATTTTGAGCGGCAAGAGGAACAAGAGTCCGCACTCATTGCCGGTCAATTGATGAAGAGCAGCAGCAGTAGTGGCGGTGGTGGCCGCAAGAGTTCACTGGATCGCGGCGGTTATGGCGGCGGCGGAGGTCACAGTAATGGCAGTCACAGCGGCAGCATGTCGAGTTCGCGCACTTCACGTGAGCGCAACAAGGAGCTTACTTCCTCGTACACATTGTCACGTTTTCTACACAGCGCCGAAACACCGTCACCACCGCCGGCGCTGCAGCGCAGCATACCGAAAGGCGGCGCTTGGGCGAGCAGCAGTGGCAGCGGCAGTTGCAGCTTTGACAGACTTTATGGCAGCTTGCCAATGGCAAATGCCAGTGGCGGCGGCACAAGTGGTATTGGCGACAGCAGCTGCGCGCTAGGGGTCGATGACATTATCGATGTCGACCGGCTGGGTCCGAAGGTGGAGTGTGTATACTCGCTGCTTTCGATGTTGGGCTCCAATGACCCGTCGGAGATGTCAAagaagtttcttgaattgtcgCGCACACCAGAAACATGCAGTGCGCTGCGACGTGCCGGCTGTGTACCGCTTCTAGTGCAAATGATGCACTCCGATGGCGATGATAGTGTGCGAAAGTGCGCCAGCATGGCGCTACACAACGTTGTGCACAGTCATATGGACGAGAAGACTGCAAGACGTGAGGCGAAAGTGTTGCGTTTGCTCGAACAGATATTGGATTATTGTAATTTCTTGAAGACGCTGCTGCAGAGCGGTGGCGAAGCGATTGCCGATGACTCCGAACGGCATCCGCTGGCGGCGATATCATCATTGATGAAGGTGAGCTTCGACGAGGAGCATCGTCATGCTATGTGCGAGTTGGGTGCACTGCAGGCAATACCGAATTTAGTACATTTGGATCACGCTGTGCACGGACCAAAACCGGAGGATCAGTGTTGCAATTCCTTGCGACGTTACGCACTGATGGCGCTTACAAATCTCACATTCGGCGATGAACATAACAAGGCCTACTTGTGCAGTCAGAAAATATTCATGGAGGCTTTGGTGGCACAACTAGACTCGGCACCGGACGATTTGCTGCAGGTAACTGCCAGCGTATTGCGTAATCTGTCTTGGCGCGCCGATAGCAATATGAAAGCGGTGCTAAATGAGATTGGCACGGTGACGGCATTGGCGCGCGCCgctatgaaaaataaaagtgagAACACACTCAAGGCGATATTGTCGGCGTTATGGAATCTGTCTGCGCATTGCAGCACCAATAAAGCGGAGTTCTGTGCGGTAGATGGCGCACTCGCCTTTCTCGTCGACATGCTCACCTATGAGGGACCTAGTAAAACATTGAAGATTATCGAAAATGCCGGTGGCATACTACGTAACGTCTCTAGTCACATCGCAGTGCGCGAACACTATCGACAAATACTACGCGAGCGCAATTGTCTCTCGATACTGCTACAGCAGCTGAAATCCGAGAGCTTAACGGTGGTGAGCAACTCTTGCGGCACACTGTGGAATCTATCGGCGCGCTGCCCGGAGGATCAGAAATTTCTTTGGGATAACGGTGCAGTTCCGATGCTCCGTTCGCTTATACACTCCAAGCACGCCATGATCTCAGAAGGCAGCGCCTCGGCGCTCAAGAATTTACTCAATTTCCGACCGGCAGTGCAGAGTCAAAATCAGCTAGATCCAATCGCTCGTTCGATGGGTCTCCGCAAGCTTCCGACGTTGAACGCGCGCAAACAAAAAGCGTTGCAACAAGAGCTCGGCGGCAAACAGCATGCTGAGACCTGTGACAATTTGGACATCAGTGGAAATGGTGGCATAGCAAAAGAAAGTGGTCAACTGCTACAACACACCACTTTAAATGTCGTAATGCAGGCTCATCGTCAACGTTATGCCGCCGCAGCGGGTAGTGCTGTACCGCCCGGCACTTCGGTGCGACTCACACGCTCCGCCATGTTAACCAAAAGTGAAAGTCGTGACTCAGTTTTCTCTGCGAAATCAGATACTGCTTACGAGAATTTAATGCGCTCCCATTCGGCCTCAGATGCCAATCGGAAAAAGCTACCATACACCGCAGCTGCGGCAGTGGCAGTTTACTCACTGGAAAACGATGCAGAGCCCACAGATGTGGAACAGCCAATCGATTACTCGGCCAAATATTGCGAAAAAGATGCAAAAACGCCGAACGAATGCACAACAGAGTCGCCAGCGGGctgcagtaacaacaacaatgtcacATATCAGGAAACTGACTTGGATCAGCCGACAGACTTCAGCTTGCGCTATGCCGAGCATCAAATTGAAACAGAATTGGAGGTGTTACCCTCTGAACGGGCGAGCCGCAGCAGCAATGTTACTAAAAGAAGTGGAGCTGCCGCAGACGACACGGCAGCACCGACTCGCGCACAGACAGCAGTGAATGATGGCAGCGAAATACTGCTTATACTTGAGGATACCGTTAAATGTTACCAAACGGAGGATACACCTTACGTCATATCCAATGCAGCTTCAGTTACGGACTTACGTCAAGCGGTCGTTAAATCTGAAAGCACCGGAACAGCAGAGACTGCAAAACCCGCAGAGAAGCCGAAGAAATACCAAAGAGTACAACAGATGCACAACAATGCCGGCGTACATGGCAACGCCGCATATGGCTCGGGCTCCTACACACCCGAAAAGCCGATCAACTATTGCGAAGAGGGCACGCCCGGGTATTTCAGCCGTTACGAGTCGCTCAGCAGCCTGGATGAATCGCCGCCAACACAACAAACGCAGAACAAAGAGGCGAAAGTTACACAAACTAAAATCGCCAGCAACAACTCAGCCAAGAAAAGTAGCAGTGAGCTCGATGCTGATTTAAATGCTCACACACCTTTGACGCATGTCGATGTGCCTGTGGTGCAAAGTAGTGGCAATGCCACCACAATGAATTCGGCGCAAGAGACGCCGCTAATGTTTTCGCGTCACAGCTCAATGGATTCGCTGGTGGGGGAAGGTGAAGATGAGATTGGTGTTTGCGATGACAAGAGTTCGGTGGTTAGTGACTTCAGCCGTCTGGCCAGCGGCGTCATTTCACCATCGGAAATTCCTGACTCACCTACACAGAGCATGCCCCAATCGCCACGACGTCACAGCAACGCCGGACAAGTGAACAACAGCGGTGGGAGTGGCATGGGTGCCTTTCTACAGGGTGTTTCGCCGAGGGCTGCGCCACGTGGCTCCGCTGTGGGCATTGCTAGCGCTGGTGCTGGCATTGGGCTGCGCGGTAATGCTGCTATGGGCGAGGAAATTAAACGACCGCTACGTAGCGTCTTCGAAGATGATCTGAGTACTTTCAATGTTGAGAATACGCCGGCGCAATTCTCATGCCGCACCAGCCTGAGCAACCTGAGTATACTGGATGATGAAAACAGCCTACCACCATCGAGACAACCCATTGAGGTCGAAAACCACACACAGCCCGCTATCGTATCCGAAG GTGAGGAAGAGGAGTCGACCAACAACATTGACGACATTCTGCTCGCTAATTGCATTAATATGGGCATGAATCGCACAACCATAACAGCTGCCGCTTCTAAGAAATCAATAGCACGTGCAGCACGCAGTCAAGCCGGTGCAGACACACAGTTACCCGCCGATGAGCCGAAACATTACTATACCGAAGATACACCAGCGTTGCTCTCGAAGGTTGGGAGCAATACAAATTTATCAGCTATATCCATCTGTTCCAGCAATAATATGGATGAATTGAAGGTACTGCAAGCGCCGCCCACAACTAGCGGTATAGCAGATAACCGGCACTCACTTACTTTGTCCGATGACGTGTCATCAAATGCCTCGGAGAGTGGTACGACGGGTCAATCATTCGATTTGTTGCAGCAATGCATTGAAGTCGGTATGAAAAAACCGAATACACAAACGAAGACACACTCAAATCACACCACTGCAACGCAACAGCGACCGATGCATCCAGCACCGACGGCCGATCCTATAGCCATGTTTAGACGTGGTGGCAACGTATTGCCGCCATATTTGTCAGTCTCCGATGAAATGAGTAAATATTTGGTGGAGGACTCACCTTGCAATTTCTCTGTGGCCTCGGGTCTGTCGAATCTGACTGTGGGCTCCAGTTTAGTGGGACCCGCTGTGACGCTAAAGAGCAGCAAAGCGAG CGCTGAAAACTCTCCGAACATGCCTGCGACTGCAGAGGCTCCGCCGGCAACATCTGTGGCGCCAGACGCGGGTGCGCGCATGGAACAAAAATGGCAGGACGATTCGCTTAGTTCGCTGTCCATCGACTCTGAAGACGATACGAACTTGTTAAGTCAG GCTATTGCCGCTGGTTGCAATAGACCCAAATCGAATCTTGGTTTTAGTAGCACATCGtctaccaacaacaataacaacaacaatcgcaACAAGCGCATATCACTATCCGCTTCACAGCCCATACCCATCAATGCGGCCACCTCGTCATCCTCTTTAAATTCGAGTGCCACAGCACGACACTACCAACGACAGCAACAAAAGCACACAACCGACCGCAGTGCCGGTCACACTTCCAGCACAACACACCGTTATCAAAATGGCAATGACTCGTACAGTTCGGTGGATTCAAGTGACTCCAATGATAACCAAGCCAAATCACTCTTTGAGCTGTGCATACGCACCGGAATGCATAAGCCTACACGTGAAGTTGGCAACCATCGCCGTCAGCATCTAATGAATAATCGACGCGGTGGCAGCAGCACCACGCAATCGAATCCAAATTTGAAACAATTCGATTCGTTGCCGCTGCAATTGCATCCGCAAACGAAAGCAACGCCATTGCCGACCAATACGTCCACAGCATTACCGGCCACAACCACAACGGTTAATCGCCATTTACGCGAACGCGAACGCAAAGACGAAAAATTACTGCTGGAATGCATCAACACCGGCATTTCGAAGAAGATCGGCAGCAACGCTGGCAGTGGTGCCGGCAGCGCCAGTCTGGGAGGtagtgctgctgctgctgtgtcTGCTGGCAGATACGCTGTCGACAATAGCGCACATACAATGTCTATGCCAATATTTAATACGGGCGATGGCAGTCACAGCACTGGGACCGGGTCAAAAAACGTGCTGGCTACGTCTGCAGCTGCACGGGCGCTGTGTCACCCACACGTGGCTACTTTATCCTCAAATGTGCACAGCACAGCAGCTCCAGACGTAACAAAGACGAACTACACCGGCTACAACAGCAATTGCACCACcatcagcaacaacaccaacagcaacaacgacatcAACAACACGTGCAGCAGCGTGATTTGTTGGGAAGTGAGGGACACCAACAGCGTCGACATCATAGACGCAGTAAAAAATCCAGCGATGGCCACCACCATCACAGCACTCAACGACGTAAATCTTCCAAATCACGCGAACGCAAGAACCGAACAGATAACGAACAATACTGGGTATAAGCAAGAGCATGAGCTGGAACCAGACGAATTAAATAGTCCATCTACTTCGCTGGACAACACTACGACCAGCGACGATTCGAATGAGTCGTTCATTATAGAAACCACAGTCTCGTTGGAGATGCGTCAATCGCGTACCTCACCGCCACTTACCACATCGCAAAAACACAAGGATCCCGATTTAATGTTAAAGTCCGTGGAGCGGCTAACGTTAGAGTTCGTCTCTTCAGCCGAACAACTACGCACCAACGCCACCAATGTGGCTGCGGAATGCAATGCCGTTGAACAACAGCGTGCGACATCTGTTGGCACGAGTTTATCCATAGGCGGCAACTCGAACTCCAACAACACGTGGAACGAGGACACTTGTCCCAATGATGATGTCTCGTTTCCCAGCGTCAGCGTCACAGCGCCTGTTGTTGCTTCATTATATTATGACGATGAAGACGATGATGATGACGCAGATCAGGCAACCGAGGCGGACCACAAGGATTTGCATGATTTTGCCGAAATTACACCAATAAATGAGGAACAACCGCAACCGTCGCTGTTGTTGCTTGAGCGCGCTGAAACCGCTACACAACCCAGTTCATTGGAAACGGAAACCGAAACCGATACTTTAGTGAATGAAGGTCGCAGCCTAGATATACCATGCTATAATGCAACGCAAGAGTCGACCGCCAGTAGCGGCATAAACTTCCAGCTAGGCGGTGCTGTACAATCAGCTGCGCTTTCTCTAGGTGGCCATCATATGTTGTATGGCAGTAACAGCAATGCGGCTGCCGCAGCAGCACAagccgccgccgctgctgctgctgcaatgACAAACTCCACTATCATTGCCATTGAAGCGCGCGCCTTAGCTGAAAATCTACAGCATGGCGGCAGTGTAAGTGCAGACGATGATGAAAGCATCGATTTGACATTTAGCATCAACAGTTTGGATTTGGAGAACATACGTCCACCTTCGGGTATGGAGTCGCTCAACATGTCTGGCTACTACCAGCAGGagtcacagtcgaatacatacCATTCGCTTGGTGTGTTGCAACGTCGTAGCGGTAGCACGCCGCAGAGTCCACAAATGATGTTGCGCTCACCGAAGTTTCCTCGTAAGTCACTACCGCATGGTTTGGTGGCGAAACGCGCACTGGGCCAGCTGCCCGCACACCTTAGCGGCAGCGCGGAAAGCGTAAATTCCAGTTGTAATATGTTGGAGAACATCAAGCCGCCATCGCTAATGGACGAACTGTTGGATTCCATGATAAGTGTGGCAAGCATACAATCGGAGGTGGCAGACGGCGAATGCAGCTTGGCTACTACTCTATCGGCTGCCTCGAATTATGAGACAGCGGCGGGTGGACAAATGGAGTGTGCGGACTATGATGATAATACCGTTACTCTGCAAAGTTGCTGCGAAACCATACCACACGATATGGATGCAGAAGAAAATTCTTTCCATAGTGGCGCCGGCAGTACACCACTGCCAACAGATGATTATGAATTCAGTTCTGCCGAGTCGACGCCACAAAAGTCGGCTGCTTCACCAACGCCGTCGAATGGTGAAAAACGCACATTGACGCCTAAACAGAAACGTAAAGTGGCCAAGGATCGCTATCGCACCTACACAATATCCTCCAATGCGGCAGTGAGTGAGGAGGAACGCCGGCGTTTAGAATTTAATGAGGCACAAATGGCAGACGAGACGTTGCAAATCGAAATCATCGAAACGGAGGGTACGACTAACGGCAG CTCCAGCAGTCGGCGACGTGCAGATGCCGAACGTTATCGAACACAAACAATTGTCTATACAACtgaaaccacaacaacaacgacaaccaCAATCACAAGCAATGAACTGGAAGCGCAAGAGATCAACGCAAGCGCGGATGAATCGGCCGGACCGTATTCTTTGACGTCCACAGACGATTGCCCTTCGGAAAGTATGTCTTCGCTACGTGAATTGACACAAAAGTTCAAATTCATAAATATGCCCATTCGTACATCGAAATCCGCACCAGAAGCAGAAGCTACCGAGGTGAGAGGAGCTCCCGATGGTGGTGACTGCTTGACCAGCATGGAATGCGATCAAAATTCCGACACAGAATCACGTCATGAACAACAAGTAgcatacaataatattaaatgctATAATGACCAAagtgaagaagaagaagcatccGCGGAGAGTGAATCGGAGAATTCATCTGTAGTGAAGACACCAGCACGTGCGCGTATTGCCAAACCCATAGAGCTACCCGACATACAATCAGTCGCCATTGCCGCTGATGAGCAGGCAAAAATTGTGCGCGGCCGCAAAAAGCCCGCCTACATCTCACCCTACAGCATACAATACCAGCGTACCATATCGCCGCAGACACGTGTCGCTACCAATAAAACGCTGACGCAGCAGTCAATAGCACCAACGTCGCAGACAAAGACGACCAGTTCGCGCTTGGCGTCACCGAAAAAAGCGCAGACACAAGGAAACGCTGACGCAAAAACTAACGCGACAGCGCCACCTCCACTGGAACGGCAGGGTACCTTTGTACAGGAGGAGCCAACAATTGCAACATGTCAGGTTCCGGTTGTTGTGTCGGCAGTCAAAGTAGCGGGTGCAGCAAAGTCAGCCACAACTGCGGGTGGTAGCCCACAGCGTTCTTCGAAATTACCAACAAAACGCGCAACCGCCTCGGTCGCCTCTAAAACCAACACAGCGCTCATACAGCCAGCTACTACCCGTAAAATACCGATTGCAACAAAATCCAACTCTCCCAAACATCGTAAAGTCACCGCCACCATCGGCGCGGCTACAAGCGCCGGCATGCCACAGCGTTCGAACAGCAATGCGGCCATACGTGTGACCAGCAGCGCGGCACGCATTACGCGCGTATCTGCGACAACGCCGCCAACGCGCAGCAACTCGAACTTAAACAGTCGCGATACCGCGGCAACGGTGGCGGCGAATGCAACAAAAAGCGCGGCAGCGAAAATCAATCAAGCGCAAAGCCGCATCGCCAATATTTGGAAACGCGTAAACGATGTTAAAAGCAAGCAGCAGGAACCATATAAAGCGCCGCGCGTTAATATCGCACGTGGCTCAGCGGCAGTGGTGAGTAAGTTGAAGTCACAGCAAACGAAGTCGTCGCCCGCGCTGAATGcgccaaaaacaataacaattttggCAGCGCGCACGGCTGCGTCACAGCAGCAGAAACAAACGCTGATACGTAGCTCGACATTTGATAACACGCCGAATGGCGGCGTCGGCGCTCTGCAAAATGTGCCGCCGAAAGTGGCAGTCAAAGCCGGTAGTGGAATGTCAGTTGCGCAGCGCGGCGGCAGAAAATAA
- the LOC106616025 gene encoding vesicular integral-membrane protein VIP36, with product MLNLSWENLVNLLPILLLSVLKNGECSVSNNEYMKREHSLIRPFQGVGINLPYWDFLGHTMVTSNYIRLTPDLQSKSGALWNYSPVMTRNWELHVTFKVHGKGNELYGDGFSIWYTKERMQPGLVFGSKDYFSGLAVILDTYSNHNGPHNHQHPYLSAMINNGTWTYDHDRDGTHTQLAGCEVRFRNVDFDTHVSIRYENDILSVSTDMENKGEWKNCFVVNDVELPTGYFLGLSATTGDLSDNHDILGVKFYDLDINVSPEEIAARSSILPRAKTYEPPREHKDDPKPGMSNAKIFFILLFGMLITIAGAIFAISYFKEKNSRKRFY from the exons ATGTTGAATTTGTCCTGGGAGAATTTAGTTAATTTGTTGCCAATACTTCtattatctgttttaaaaaACGGCGAGTGTTCTGTGAGTAACAATGAGTACATGAAACGTGAGCATTCATTGATACGTCCATTTCAAG GCGTTGGCATAAATTTACCATATTGGGATTTCTTAGGTCACACTATGGTGACTAGTAACTATATAAGACTGACGCCGGATTTGCAGTCTAAGAGCGGTGCACTTTGGAATTACTCG CCCGTAATGACGCGAAATTGGGAGTTGCATGTGACATTCAAAGTACACGGTAAAGGCAATGAACTGTATGGAGATGGTTTTTCAATTTGGTACACCAAAGAACGTATGCAACCAGGCCTTGTTTTTGGCAGCAAAGATTACTTTTCAGGTTTAGCAGTGATTTTAGATACGTACAGCAATCATAACGGTCCACATAAT CACCAACATCCCTACCTCAGTGCTATGATTAATAATGGCACCTGGACCTATGATCATGATCGCGatggcacacatacacaactgGCAGGTTGTGAAGTGCGCTTCCGCAATGTGGACTTTGATACACATGTGAGCATACGTTATGAGAATGATATACTTTCCGTTTCTACGGATATGGAGAATAAAGGTGAATGGAAGAATTGTTTTGTGGTCAACGATGTTGAGTTACCAACCGGCTATTTTCTGGGTCTGTCCGCGACAACTGGTGATCTCTCGGACAACCACGATATACTTGGCGTCAAATTTTACGATCTGGATATAAATGTTTCG cCAGAAGAAATTGCAGCACGTTCTAGTATTTTACCGCGTGCGAAAACATATGAACCGCCACGCGAACACAAGGACGATCCCAAACCTGGTATGTCGAATGCAAAGATTTTCTTCATACTCTTATTCGGCATGTTGATTACAATCGCTGGTGCCATTTTTGCAATATCCTATTTCAAAGAGAAAAATTCAAGGAAACGTTTCTACTGA